From a region of the Etheostoma cragini isolate CJK2018 chromosome 20, CSU_Ecrag_1.0, whole genome shotgun sequence genome:
- the col12a1a gene encoding collagen alpha-1(XII) chain isoform X4: MKIGLSLATAAFLAALLSSIDAQEVRCKTNAQADIVLLVDGSWSIGRLNFKTIRAFIARMVGVFDIGPERVQIGLAQYSGDPKTEWHLDAHQTRDSLLDAIANLPYKGGNTLTGLALNYILQNNFKENVGMRPNSRKIGVLITDGKSQDDVISNSQNLRDQDIELYAIGVKNADENELRSIATDPDSIHMYNVADFSFLLDIVDNLTDNLCNSVKGPGGAPGAPTDLVTSEVTHQSFRATWAAPEGPVEKYRVEYMSLSGRPQQVFVDGTETTVVLQSLNPLTEYQVNVYSVVGEESSEPLEGTETTLPLTAVRSMDIYDERTTTMRVRWKKAVGATGYMLLYSAINATEPTLDQEIRVGGDKTDVQLVKLLPNTAYSLSLFALHGESASEPLTKQGVTLPLPPAGKLTVRDVTHSTMTLIWDAAPGLVRKYLVTYKPEDGDAKELEVEGRVTTRQLDNLISQTEYDLTVTPIYDEGPGQPMLGSAITDVVPAPKNLRFSEVTETSFRATWEHGAPDVAMYRVGWTKKGESNFQYAILNSDEATHVLENLEPDSPYDVSVTAIYPDESESEDLLGVERTLPIGSTHDGNRLPRGPPTNLVVFNETTTTLNARWNPAPGRVQNYKITYVPTAGGRSQTTQIGGKKTTVLLPKLTPDTEYSITVVAVYAKGVSMELNGLGKTKPLGGVRNLRVTDPTTSTLNVLWEAAEGNVRQYRIFYVPAAGGEEEMVQVPGSTYNTVLKNLQSDTVYTATVVPVYSSGEGQRMSENGKTLERSPVRNIQVFNPTTNTLNVRWEAATGPVQQYRVVYAPLTGTRPSESILVPGTTTTALLQQLLPETEYNVGVVALYSDGEGPTISDNGKTLPRSGPRNMRVYDPTTSTLSVSWEHAEGPVTQYRITYAQTTGDPIEEFTVVPGNRNNVILQNLDPDTPYNIRVTALYADGAGGQLEGDGRTVGMLGPRNLLVSDEWYTRFRVSWDPAPSRVNGYKIIYQPEGSDESLEVFAGDVTSHQLHNLKPGTTYDLKVLAQYDTGLSAPLIGQGTTLFLNVTDLTTYNVGYESFCIRWTPHRAATSYRVKVNPIDSSKSGAQEITVRGSESTHCFDGLTPDSLYEATVYTQTPNLEGPGVKVKERTLPKPTEVPTEPPTPPPPAPFPPALDVCKGAKADLVFLIDGSWSIGDDSFNKVIQFVKSMTGAFDVISPSGMQVSFVQFSDDAKTEFKLNTYYDKGIVISALQSVRYRGGNTKTGVALKHVYEKVFTSDSGMRRNVPKVLVVVTDGRSQDEVKKSAEKLQHSGYSVFVVGVADVDTTELRIIGSKPSERHVFVVDDYDAFAKIQDNLITFICETATSTCPLIYINGFTTPGFRMLEAFNITDRTFAGINGVSMETGSFNSYIAYRLHKDSFLNQPTKEIHPEGLPPSYTIILLFRLLPDTASEPFDIWQIADKNNNPEVGVTINPSSKTITFYNKDTRGEIQRATFNEEQVKRVFHGSFHKLHISISPEKVKLNLDCQEVAEKPIKEANNITLDGYEVLGKLAKSGGGKRQSATFQLQMFDIICSLSWISRDRCCDLPATRDEAKCPSLPHSCTCTQDSIGPQGPPGPSGSPGSKGPRGDRGQPGNPGPMGPRGESGPPGSMGPPGPQGPNGLSLPGEPGRQGPKGDSGDQGKAGLQGPPGQRGPLGPVGPSGARGPPGKEGPSGPRGPSGPMGNPGNPGVPGMTGKPGKQGDTGNPGAVGPKGEKGERGDFASQNMMRSIARQVCEQLVNSQMSRVDMMLNQIPSGYRSNTPGPAGPPGPPGNQGPRGEPGQSGRTGFPGNPGPPGSPGERGLAGEKGERGSPGTGIRGQRGPNGPPGPPGESRTGPPGASGSPGPSGPPGRQGTPGVRGPSGPPGYCDSSQCVGIPYNGQGYTANHFQPAPEVESIPVEPAGEFEAIQSPSYSRIQRGKRSLPQDNTETLAS; the protein is encoded by the exons AGGTGAGGTGTAAGACCAATGCACAAGCTGACATTGTGCTGCTGGTGGATGGCTCCTGGAGTATCGGACGTCTAAACTTCAAGACCATTCGAGCCTTCATCGCCCGTATGGTGGGCGTCTTTGACATTGGCCCCGAAAGGGTCCAAATTG GTCTTGCTCAGTACAGTGGTGACCCAAAGACTGAATGGCATTTGGATGCTCATCAAACCCGGGACTCTCTCCTGGATGCGATAGCTAACCTGCCCTACAAGGGAGGAAACACCTTGACTG GTCTGGCTTTGAACTATATACTCCAGAACAATTTCAAAGAGAATGTCGGGATGCGACCCAACTCTAGAAAGATCGGTGTGTTGATCACTGATGGCAAATCCCAGGACGATGTTATCTCGAACTCTCAGAACTTGCGCGATCAAGACATTGAGCTCTATGCCATCG GTGTGAAGAATGCTGATGAGAATGAGTTGAGGTCCATTGCTACTGATCCAGATAGTATTCACATGTACAACGTTGCTGACTTCTCCTTCCTGCTGGACATTGTTGACAACCTTACTGATAACCTCTGTAACAGTGTCAAGGGTCCAG GAGGTGCACCCGGTGCGCCAACTGACCTGGTGACATCAGAAGTGACTCACCAGTCCTTCCGAGCCACCTGGGCTGCTCCTGAAGGCCCGGTGGAGAAGTACCGCGTGGAGTACATGTCTTTGTCTGGACGCCCACAACAG GTGTTTGTGGATGGCACTGAAACCACAGTGGTTCTTCAGAGCCTCAACCCTCTGACAGAGTACCAGGTCAACGTCTACTCAGTGGTGGGAGAGGAGAGCAGTGAGCCACTCGAAGGAACTGAGACTACAC TGCCCCTGACTGCCGTGAGGAGCATGGATATTTATGATGAGCGGACCACCACCATGCGGGTAAGGTGGAAGAAGGCAGTTGGTGCTACGGGCTACATGCTGCTCTACAGCGCCATCAATGCCACTGAGCCCACCCTAGATCAGGAG ATCAGAGTGGGAGGAGATAAGACTGATGTCCAGCTTGTGAAGTTACTCCCGAACACGGCTTACTCACTCTCCCTCTTCGCCCTGCATGGAGAGTCAGCTAGTGAACCACTGACCAAGCAGGGAGTCACCC TGCCCCTGCCACCTGCGGGCAAACTGACAGTTCGTGACGTCACCCATAGTACCATGACGCTTATTTGGGATGCTGCTCCTGGTCTTGTTCGCAAGTACCTTGTCACCTACAAGCCTGAGGATGGAGATGCTAAAGAA CTAGAAGTGGAAGGACGTGTGACCACTAGACAATTAGATAACCTGATTTCACAGACTGAGTATGACCTGACTGTTACTCCCATCTATGATGAGGGACCTGGTCAACCAATGTTAGGAAGTGCAATCACTG ATGTGGTTCCTGCTCCAAAGAACCTGCGATTCTCAGAAGTTACCGAGACCAGCTTCAGAGCCACCTGGGAGCACGGAGCTCCTGACGTGGCTATGTACCGCGTTGGCTGGAccaaaaaaggagaaagtaaCTTCCAATAT GCCATTCTCAACAGTGATGAGGCAACCCACGTTCTAGAAAACTTGGAACCAGACTCACCCTATGATGTGTCTGTCACAGCAATCTATCCAGATGAATCAGAGAGCGAGGATCTGCTGGGCGTTGAGAGGACAT TGCCTATAGGGTCCACGCATGATGGTAACAGAC TACCTAGAGGGCCTCCCACCAACTTGGTTGTGTTCAACGAAACCACCACCACTCTAAACGCTAGGTGGAATCCAGCTCCAGGCCGCGTCCAGAACTACAAGATCACTTATGTTCCAACAGCTGGAGGCAGGAGCCAGACT ACTCAGATTGGAGGGAAGAAAACTACTGTCCTGCTTCCCAAGCTGACCCCTGACACTGAATACTCGATCACCGTGGTGGCGGTCTACGCCAAAGGAGTCAGCATGGAGCTGAACGGCCTTGGAAAGACCA AGCCTTTGGGCGGTGTTAGGAACCTGCGGGTCACTGACCCCACTACCAGCACCTTGAATGTTCTTTGGGAAGCTGCTGAGGGCAACGTGCGTCAGTATAGGATCTTCTATGTCCCTGCagctggaggagaggaagagatg GTCCAGGTACCAGGGAGCACCTACAACACTGTGCTGAAGAACCTTCAGTCTGATACTGTCTACACAGCGACTGTGGTTCCGGTCTACTCCAGTGGAGAGGGACAACGCATGTCTGAGAATGGCAAAACCT TGGAGCGTAGCCCCGTCAGGAACATCCAGGTTTTCAACCCTACTACCAACACTCTGAATGTTCGCTGGGAGGCTGCCACGGGCCCAGTCCAGCAGTACCGGGTGGTCTATGCTCCTTTGACTGGCACCAGGCCCTCTGAGTCG ATTTTGGTACCAGGGACCACCACCACGGCCCTGCTACAGCAGCTACTCCCAGAGACTGAGTACAATGTTGGAGTGGTTGCCCTGTATAGCGATGGCGAAGGACCCACTATCAGTGACAATGGAAAGACAT TGCCCCGCAGTGGCCCAAGGAACATGCGTGTATACGACCCCACCACCAGTACTCTCTCTGTGAGCTGGGAACATGCCGAAGGTCCTGTCACGCAATACCGCATCACCTATGCCCAGACCACAGGAGACCCCATTGAGGAATTT ACTGTAGTACcaggaaacagaaacaatgtgATTCTGCAGAACCTGGATCCAGACACTCCTTATAACATCAGAGTGACTGCCTTGTACGCGGATGGAGCAGGAGGACAGCTGGAAGGAGATGGACGCACAG TGGGTATGCTCGGCCCCAGGAACCTTCTTGTTTCTGACGAATGGTACACCCGCTTCAGAGTGTCCTGGGACCCTGCCCCCTCCAGGGTTAACGGATACAAGATTATCTACCAGCCTGAAG GCTCTGATGAGTCCTTGGAGGTGTTTGCTGGAGACGTGACGTCCCACCAATTGCATAACCTGAAACCTGGAACCACCTATGACCTCAAGGTCCTGGCACAGTATGACACAGGCCTCAGCGCGCCTCTAATTGGACAAGGCACCACAT TGTTCCTGAATGTGACAGATCTTACCACCTACAATGTTGGCTATGAGTCCTTCTGCATCCGATGGACCCCTCACAGAGCAGCCACCTCCTACAGAGTCAAAGTCAATCCTATTGACT CCTCCAAAAGCGGAGCTCAGGAGATAACAGTCAGAGGCTCGGAAAGTACTCACTGCTTTGATGGCTTGACCCCTGACTCTCTCTACGAAGCCACGGTGTACACCCAAACTCCCAACCTGGAGGGCCCCGGAGTCAAAGTAAAGGAGAGGACAT TGCCAAAACCAACAGAGGTGCCAACCGAGCCtcccaccccccctcctccagcACCATTCCCCCCTGCACTAGATG TGTGCAAAGGTGCCAAGGCAGACCTGGTCTTCCTCATTGATGGTTCCTGGAGTATTGGAGATGATAGCTTCAACAAGGTCATCCAGTTTGTCAAGAGCATGACTGGAGCCTTTGACGTCATCAGCCCTAGTGGCATGCAG GTTTCATTTGTGCAGTTCAGTGATGACGCCAAGACAGAGTTCAAGCTAAACACCTACTACGACAAGGGCATTGTGATATCAGCTTTGCAGTCTGTGCGCTACAGAGGAGGCAACACCAAGACTG GCGTTGCTCTGAAGCATGTTTATGAGAAGGTGTTCACCTCAGACAGTGGCATGAGGAGGAACGTACCGAAGGTGCTGGTGGTGGTAACAGATGGACGCTCCCAGGATGAAGTCAAGAAGAGTGCAGAAAAACTGCAGCATTCTG gctacagtgtgtttgtggttggAGTGGCTGATGTGGACACAACAGAGTTGAGAATTATCGGCAGCAAGCCCAGTGAGAgacatgtgtttgttgttgacGACTATGACGCTTTTGCCAAGATCCAGGACAACCTGATCACCTTCATCTGTGAAACAGCCACTTCCA CTTGTCCTCTGATCTACATCAATGGGTTCACAACACCTG GCTTCAGGATGCTGGAAGCTTTCAATATAACAGACCGGACATTTGCTGGCATAAATGGTGTGTCCATGGAGACGGGCTCTTTCAACAGCTACATTGCCTACAGGCTGCACAAGGATTCCTTCCTAAACCAGCCCACCAA GGAGATCCATCCAGAAGGGCTTCCCCCATCCTACACCATCATCCTGCTCTTCCGCTTGCTGCCTGACACAGCCTCAGAACCCTTTGATATCTGGCAGAttgcagacaaaaacaacaaccctgaGGTTGGGGTCACCATAAACC CTTCCAGCAAAACAATCACGTTCTACAACAAGGACACCCGAGGAGAGATCCAGAGAGCCACGTTTAATGAGGAGCAAGTGAAGCGGGTTTTCCATGGGAGCTTCCACAAG ctccACATCAGCATCTCTCCAGAAAAAGTCAAGCTCAACCTGGACTGCCAGGAGGTGGCAGAGAAGCCGATCAAGGAGGCCAACAACATCACACTGGACGGTTATGAAGTGCTCGGCAAGTTGGCCAAGTCTGGAGGTGGAAAGAGGCAGTCCGCGACA TTCCAGCTCCAGATGTTCGATATTATCTGCAGCTTGAGCTGGATCAGCCGAGATAGATGCTGCGACCTGCCCGCCACA aGAGATGAGGCCAAGTGTCCATCCCTTCCCCACtcttgcacatgcacacaggacAGCATTGGCCCTCAGGGGCCTCCTGGACCTTCG GGCAGCCCAGGTTCTAAAGGACCACGAGGAGATAGAGGACAACCCGGCAACCCT GGTCCAATGGGTCCACGCGGTGAGTCAGGACCCCCAGGTTCGATGGGACCACCGGGTCCACAGGGCCCTAACGGACTGTCTTTACCTGGAGAACCT GGTCGCCAAGGACCAAAGGGAGATTCTGGAGACCAGGGCAAGGCTGGCCTGCAA GGTCCTCCCGGGCAACGTGGTCCTCTGGGCCCCGTTGGACCAAGCGGAGCGCGG GGGCCACCAGGAAAGGAGGGACCATCTGGACCCAGAGGCCCATCAGGCCCCAtg GGAAACCCTGGAAATCCAGGTGTACCAGGAATGACTGGAAAACCAGGGAAACAAGGAGACACAGGAAACCCA GGGGCTGTTGGTCctaaaggagagaaaggagagaga GGAGACTTTGCGTCCCAGAACATGATGCGCTCCATTGCCagacaagtttgtgaacagcTTGTGAACA GTCAGATGAGCAGAGTTGACATGATGCTCAACCAGATTCCTTCTGGTTATCGTAGCAACACTCCAGGGCCAGCCGGCCCTCCCGGCCCTCCTGGCAACCAGGGACCCCGCGGAGAGCCTGGACAAAGTGGTCGAACTGGTTTCCCTGGAAATCCAGGTCCACCTGGAAGTCCAGGAGAAAGAG GTTTGGcaggagaaaagggagagagaggatcTCCAGGAACTGGCATCAGAGGACAAAGAGGTCCCAATGGGCCCCCAG GGCCTCCAGGAGAGTCAAGAACGGGACCCCCAGGAGCTTCTGGCTCCCCTGGGCCTAGTGGCCCCCCAGGGCGCCAGGGTACTCCAGGTGTGAGGGGACCATCAGGACCCCCTGGATATTGCGACTCCTCTCAGTGTGTTGGCATTCCTTACAATGGACAAGGATACACAG CCAACCACTTCCAGCCTGCACCTGAGGTAGAGTCTATACCTGTGGAGCCAGCTGGAGAGTTTGAGGCAATACAATCACCCAGTTACTCACGAATCCAACGAGGAAAGAGATCGCTACCACAAGACAATACAGAAACACTAGCATCATAG